The proteins below are encoded in one region of Amycolatopsis magusensis:
- a CDS encoding cobalamin B12-binding domain-containing protein, with protein MSTPVGTAVERLWGAAVGGDEQAAVEAVLAALDAGLDLEAALLDVVGVVQRRVGLEWAANRLSVAQEHAATAINDRVIAAAVHSRPRPRAVLGRVTVACVDGEWHALPARLLAETLRLRGFTVDYLGAQVPVPHLITHLHRTGPDAVALSGSLAPRLPTAHATITACQAAGVPVIAGGAAFGPDGRYAGLLGADAWAADARAAAERLTAGPLPRPRGVHEVIDDLPHLADQEYTMVTRTAARLVKAVYTGIEERVPAMREYTELQRQYTAEDIAHIVEFLATSLYVGDDALFFDFLTWTAEILSVRGVPAESLRPALDLLAVELRDFPRAHSLLIGALEHLGKPA; from the coding sequence ATGAGCACGCCGGTGGGGACCGCGGTCGAACGGCTCTGGGGCGCCGCGGTCGGCGGGGACGAGCAGGCCGCGGTGGAGGCGGTGCTCGCCGCTCTCGACGCCGGGCTGGACCTGGAAGCGGCCCTGCTCGACGTGGTCGGCGTGGTCCAGCGGCGGGTCGGCCTGGAATGGGCGGCCAACCGGCTGAGCGTGGCGCAGGAGCACGCGGCCACCGCGATCAACGACCGGGTGATCGCCGCGGCGGTGCATTCGCGCCCGCGACCGCGGGCGGTGCTCGGCCGCGTCACCGTGGCCTGCGTGGACGGCGAATGGCACGCGCTGCCCGCCCGCCTGCTGGCCGAGACGCTGCGGCTGCGCGGGTTCACCGTCGACTACCTCGGCGCCCAGGTGCCCGTGCCGCACCTGATCACCCACCTGCACCGGACCGGCCCGGACGCGGTCGCGCTGTCCGGCTCGCTGGCGCCCCGGCTGCCCACCGCGCACGCCACCATCACCGCCTGCCAGGCCGCCGGGGTGCCGGTGATCGCCGGTGGCGCGGCCTTCGGCCCGGACGGCCGCTACGCCGGCCTGCTGGGCGCCGACGCGTGGGCAGCCGACGCCCGGGCCGCGGCGGAACGGCTCACCGCGGGCCCGCTGCCCCGGCCGCGCGGGGTGCACGAGGTCATCGACGACCTGCCGCACCTGGCCGACCAGGAGTACACGATGGTCACGCGGACCGCGGCCCGGCTGGTCAAGGCGGTCTACACCGGGATCGAGGAGCGGGTGCCCGCCATGCGCGAGTACACCGAACTCCAGCGGCAGTACACCGCCGAGGACATCGCGCACATCGTGGAGTTCCTGGCCACCTCGCTCTACGTCGGGGACGACGCCCTCTTCTTCGACTTCCTGACCTGGACCGCCGAGATCCTCTCGGTGCGCGGGGTGCCGGCGGAATCGCTGCGCCCCGCACTGGACCTGCTCGCCGTCGAGCTGCGCGACTTCCCCCGCGCGCACTCCCTGCTCATCGGCGCGCTCGAACACCTGGGAAAACCGGCATGA
- a CDS encoding PP2C family protein-serine/threonine phosphatase, with the protein MPNELERPTGVVVCPEVAAGAWLAAPDPAVVLDAGGLLESVNEAAALLFPGAGIGRPAAAVLPAWLAGAGSAVPVSGQVDGRSFTAHPVRHEDGRVSWWLVEDTGLRLERERAAFLGEASNALLSSLNLKRCMEVTAELSARHLADAAVVISPVTRRRHPMTSCVRGGRPQHAELLMNPADVPGLSEALQGFPPVPSRWLDPQHAPAWLVPEGFGEVGSIVVTPLPGQGVPAGALILLRHREREPFADSEEDFARLFAARAGAAMAAARLFAEQTSITEALMRELLPPVLPEVAGVEFAGGYRASQDTDRVGGDFYDVHPALAGGEETLAILGDVCGKGLEAAVLTGKVRNTLHALLPLAEDHHRMLGLLNGALLNSHNTRFVTLVLASVARDGTGVRLRLTSAGHPPPLVVRADGRVEEVPTAGTVIGVLPEIESISAEARLEPGESCLLFTDGIIEAKGGPLGETMFGEERLRRVLGECAGMPAEAVAERVQMLASEWAGRNPHDDMAVLVITAPRGQHLTAVGGLGRGRYTT; encoded by the coding sequence GTGCCGAACGAGCTGGAGCGACCCACCGGGGTAGTGGTGTGCCCGGAAGTGGCCGCCGGGGCCTGGCTGGCCGCGCCCGATCCCGCCGTGGTGCTCGACGCCGGTGGCCTGCTGGAATCGGTCAACGAAGCGGCGGCGCTGCTGTTCCCCGGCGCCGGAATCGGCAGGCCGGCCGCGGCCGTGCTGCCGGCGTGGCTGGCCGGAGCCGGTTCCGCCGTGCCGGTCTCCGGGCAGGTGGACGGGCGCAGCTTCACCGCGCACCCGGTGCGCCACGAGGACGGCCGGGTGAGCTGGTGGCTGGTCGAGGACACCGGCCTCCGGCTCGAACGCGAGCGCGCCGCCTTCCTCGGCGAGGCGTCCAACGCGCTGCTGTCCTCGCTGAACCTCAAGCGCTGCATGGAGGTGACCGCGGAGCTGTCGGCGCGGCACCTCGCCGACGCCGCGGTGGTGATCTCGCCGGTGACGCGCCGCCGCCACCCGATGACCAGCTGCGTGCGCGGTGGCCGCCCGCAGCACGCCGAGCTGCTGATGAACCCGGCGGACGTCCCCGGCCTGAGCGAGGCGCTGCAGGGGTTCCCGCCGGTGCCTTCGCGGTGGCTCGACCCGCAGCACGCGCCCGCCTGGCTCGTGCCGGAAGGCTTCGGCGAGGTCGGCTCCATCGTGGTCACGCCGCTGCCGGGGCAGGGCGTGCCCGCCGGTGCGCTGATCCTGCTCCGCCACCGGGAACGCGAACCGTTCGCCGATTCCGAGGAGGACTTCGCCCGCCTGTTCGCCGCGCGGGCGGGTGCGGCGATGGCCGCGGCCCGCCTGTTCGCCGAGCAGACCTCGATCACCGAAGCCCTCATGCGCGAGCTGCTGCCGCCGGTGCTGCCCGAGGTCGCCGGGGTGGAGTTCGCCGGTGGTTACCGCGCTTCGCAGGACACCGACCGGGTCGGCGGCGACTTCTACGACGTGCACCCCGCGCTCGCGGGCGGTGAGGAAACGCTGGCGATCCTCGGCGACGTCTGCGGCAAGGGGCTCGAAGCCGCCGTGCTCACCGGCAAGGTCCGCAACACCCTGCACGCGCTGCTCCCGCTCGCCGAGGACCACCACCGCATGCTGGGCCTGCTCAACGGCGCGCTGCTGAACTCGCACAACACCCGGTTCGTCACCCTGGTGCTGGCTTCGGTGGCCAGGGACGGCACCGGGGTGCGGCTGCGGCTGACCAGCGCCGGGCACCCGCCGCCGCTGGTGGTGCGCGCCGACGGCCGGGTCGAGGAGGTGCCCACGGCGGGCACGGTGATCGGCGTGCTGCCCGAGATCGAATCGATCTCCGCCGAGGCGCGCCTGGAGCCGGGGGAGAGCTGCCTGCTCTTCACCGACGGCATCATCGAGGCCAAGGGCGGCCCGCTCGGCGAGACCATGTTCGGCGAGGAACGCCTGCGGCGCGTGCTGGGCGAATGCGCCGGCATGCCGGCCGAGGCCGTCGCGGAACGCGTCCAGATGCTGGCCTCGGAATGGGCGGGCCGCAACCCGCACGACGACATGGCGGTACTGGTGATCACCGCCCCGCGCGGGCAGCACCTGACCGCGGTCGGCGGGCTCGGAAGAGGCAGGTACACCACATGA
- a CDS encoding beta-N-acetylhexosaminidase family protein, giving the protein MPARIRATAVAAVLGVAMGLTPGAAATAVPPGRESRLPVVTPTPQSIDTNGRQLRVPARVGLVLGDGADEATANLVRRTLESAGAREIVGERAELTVVAGLLSDPDVSGALAEAGGAKPGELRPEGYSLAARAKGRGGLVALAGNDGDGVYYAAQTLRQLAAPGRIAAAKVADFPLMALRGSIEGFYGAPWSHEDRLDQLAFYGDIKANTYIYTPKDDLYLREKWREPYPAAELAKIKELIDAAAGHHVQFTYAVSPGPSICYSDPADIQALRDKLASIHEQGADSFYIALDDISYTKWNCAGDEQVYGAPGQEAAGRAQAELLNGVQRDFLDPAGAQPLQMVPTEYSDVADSPYKKVLRETLDERIVVQWTGTDVVPPSISVADAEKAAQVWGRKVFLWDNYPVNDYGQTTGRLLLAPYDKREAGLHTALGGIVLNPMNQAAPSKVALFGGASFAWNDQDYDAGRTWRAAADYLAAGETKTAEALLAFFDTQHLAPTFGDVVWQPQAPVLKSKVDAVRAAPRGAALRRLDQYADLLAAAPERIRAGVPDPAFSAQAKPWLDALTLWGRALQSTVDGVRLAAADPAGADRAFAEAERLAAEAAKIRTIPGTTRPQGPVRVADGVLDAFLADAPGLVGRR; this is encoded by the coding sequence GTGCCCGCACGAATCCGAGCCACCGCGGTGGCCGCCGTCCTCGGCGTCGCAATGGGGCTGACGCCGGGCGCGGCGGCCACCGCGGTTCCACCGGGCCGGGAGAGCCGGTTGCCGGTGGTCACCCCGACGCCGCAGTCGATCGACACCAACGGCCGCCAGCTGCGCGTGCCCGCCCGCGTCGGGCTGGTCCTCGGCGACGGCGCCGACGAAGCGACCGCGAACCTGGTGCGCCGCACGCTGGAAAGCGCTGGTGCGCGGGAGATCGTCGGCGAACGCGCCGAACTGACCGTGGTGGCGGGCTTGCTCTCCGACCCCGACGTGTCCGGAGCGCTCGCGGAAGCCGGTGGCGCGAAACCCGGTGAGCTGCGGCCCGAGGGGTATTCGCTGGCAGCGCGGGCGAAGGGCCGTGGTGGCCTGGTCGCCCTGGCGGGCAACGACGGCGACGGCGTGTACTACGCCGCGCAGACCCTGCGCCAGCTCGCCGCACCCGGCCGGATCGCGGCCGCCAAGGTGGCCGACTTCCCGCTGATGGCCCTGCGCGGCAGCATCGAGGGCTTCTACGGCGCTCCCTGGTCCCACGAGGACCGGCTCGACCAGCTCGCCTTCTACGGCGACATCAAGGCGAACACCTACATCTACACCCCCAAGGACGACCTCTACCTCCGCGAGAAGTGGCGCGAGCCCTATCCCGCCGCGGAACTGGCGAAGATCAAGGAACTGATCGACGCCGCGGCCGGGCACCACGTGCAGTTCACCTACGCGGTCTCCCCGGGGCCCTCGATCTGCTACAGCGACCCGGCCGACATCCAGGCGCTGCGCGACAAGCTCGCCTCCATCCACGAGCAGGGTGCGGACAGCTTCTACATCGCGCTCGACGACATCAGCTACACCAAGTGGAACTGCGCCGGTGACGAGCAGGTCTACGGCGCTCCCGGTCAGGAAGCGGCCGGGCGGGCGCAGGCCGAGCTGCTCAACGGCGTCCAGCGCGACTTCCTCGACCCCGCCGGCGCGCAGCCGCTGCAGATGGTGCCGACCGAGTACTCCGACGTGGCCGACTCGCCGTACAAGAAGGTGCTGCGCGAAACCCTCGACGAGCGGATCGTGGTCCAGTGGACCGGTACCGACGTGGTGCCGCCGTCGATCAGCGTCGCCGACGCGGAGAAGGCCGCCCAGGTGTGGGGCCGCAAGGTCTTCCTGTGGGACAACTACCCGGTCAACGACTACGGCCAGACCACCGGGCGGCTGCTGCTGGCGCCCTACGACAAGCGCGAGGCCGGGCTGCACACCGCGCTCGGCGGCATCGTGCTCAACCCGATGAACCAGGCGGCCCCGAGCAAGGTGGCGCTGTTCGGCGGCGCGTCGTTCGCCTGGAACGACCAGGACTACGACGCCGGGCGCACCTGGCGGGCCGCGGCCGACTACCTCGCCGCGGGTGAGACGAAGACCGCCGAGGCACTGCTCGCCTTCTTCGACACCCAGCACCTGGCGCCCACCTTCGGCGACGTCGTCTGGCAACCGCAGGCCCCGGTGCTGAAGTCCAAAGTGGACGCCGTGCGGGCGGCGCCGCGGGGTGCGGCGTTGCGGCGACTGGACCAGTACGCCGACCTGCTCGCCGCGGCCCCGGAGCGCATCCGCGCCGGGGTGCCCGACCCGGCCTTCTCCGCGCAGGCGAAGCCCTGGCTGGACGCGCTGACCCTGTGGGGCCGGGCCCTGCAGTCCACTGTGGACGGCGTCCGGCTGGCGGCCGCGGACCCGGCCGGTGCCGACCGCGCCTTCGCCGAAGCGGAGCGGCTGGCCGCCGAGGCGGCGAAGATCCGCACGATCCCCGGGACCACCCGCCCGCAGGGCCCGGTCCGGGTCGCCGACGGCGTGCTGGACGCCTTCCTCGCGGACGCCCCCGGGCTGGTGGGGCGCCGCTGA
- a CDS encoding endonuclease I family protein: MAGAALAATGLVAVPAAQAADDYYAGAEGKTGAELKAALHTIISSGVSTLNYDDVWGALKTTDEDPANASNVTLLYSGESRSKDANGGDSGDWNREHTWAKSHGDFGTSPGPGTDIHHLRATDVTVNSIRGNKDFDAGGEPVDGAPGNLTDDDSFEPRDAVKGDVARMILYMGVRWDGGDGFPDLEPNDQVGNGAAPAIGKVSVLLQWHEQDPVDSVERNRNEAIFGIQKNRNPFIDHSEWADSVY, from the coding sequence GTGGCCGGCGCCGCACTGGCCGCGACCGGCCTGGTCGCGGTGCCCGCCGCGCAAGCGGCCGACGACTACTACGCCGGTGCCGAGGGCAAGACCGGCGCCGAACTGAAGGCGGCACTGCACACGATCATCAGTTCCGGGGTGAGCACCCTGAACTACGACGACGTATGGGGGGCGCTCAAGACCACCGACGAGGACCCGGCCAACGCGAGCAACGTGACCCTGCTCTACAGCGGTGAGTCACGCAGCAAGGACGCCAACGGCGGCGACTCCGGCGACTGGAACCGCGAGCACACCTGGGCCAAGTCCCACGGCGACTTCGGCACCTCGCCGGGGCCCGGCACCGACATCCACCACCTGCGCGCCACCGACGTCACGGTGAACAGCATCCGCGGCAACAAGGACTTCGACGCCGGTGGCGAGCCCGTCGACGGCGCACCGGGCAACCTCACCGACGACGACTCGTTCGAGCCGCGCGACGCGGTCAAGGGTGACGTGGCCAGGATGATCCTGTACATGGGCGTGCGCTGGGACGGCGGCGACGGCTTCCCCGACCTCGAGCCCAACGACCAGGTCGGCAACGGCGCGGCCCCGGCGATCGGCAAGGTCTCGGTGCTGCTGCAGTGGCACGAGCAGGACCCGGTCGACAGCGTGGAGCGCAACCGCAACGAAGCGATCTTCGGTATCCAGAAGAACCGCAACCCGTTCATCGACCACTCCGAGTGGGCCGACTCCGTGTACTAG
- a CDS encoding LysR family transcriptional regulator has translation MEAHLRDLRYFTAVAEELSFTKAATERLYISQPALSKQIRQLENLLRVTLFNRDHQRVTLTAAGEALLPRAKQLLGLWDETWRQVAEAAAAKEATLTVGFQTRPGRGLMPRVTAELARLLPGWRLLFRQIAWRDSTAGLARGEVDVAVAWLPVPDSGDLAWRVVASEDRWVALPRDHRLAALAEVPFAELADEPFIALPASAGALRRFWLAVDERETPPRIATEAETAEETFEAVASGLGVVLLAAGNAAIYERDDLVFRPVTGLTPAELAVVWRADDDRRAIKVFVEAFFQCLCAGKP, from the coding sequence ATGGAAGCGCATCTGCGGGATCTCCGGTACTTCACCGCCGTGGCGGAGGAGCTGAGCTTCACCAAGGCGGCCACCGAGCGGCTGTACATCTCCCAGCCCGCGCTGAGCAAGCAGATCCGCCAGCTCGAGAACCTGTTGCGCGTCACCCTGTTCAACCGCGACCACCAGCGCGTCACGCTGACCGCGGCCGGGGAGGCGCTGCTGCCGCGGGCGAAGCAGCTGCTCGGGTTGTGGGACGAGACCTGGCGCCAGGTGGCCGAAGCGGCGGCGGCCAAGGAGGCCACGTTGACGGTCGGCTTCCAGACGCGGCCCGGGCGCGGGCTGATGCCGCGTGTGACGGCCGAGCTGGCGAGGCTGCTGCCCGGCTGGCGCCTGCTGTTCCGCCAGATCGCCTGGCGTGACTCGACCGCGGGCCTCGCGCGGGGCGAGGTCGACGTGGCGGTCGCCTGGCTGCCGGTGCCGGACAGCGGGGACCTGGCCTGGCGGGTGGTGGCCAGCGAGGACCGGTGGGTGGCGCTGCCGCGCGACCACCGGCTCGCCGCGCTGGCGGAGGTGCCGTTCGCGGAACTCGCCGACGAGCCGTTCATCGCGCTGCCCGCGTCCGCCGGAGCGTTGCGGCGGTTCTGGCTGGCCGTCGACGAACGGGAGACCCCGCCGCGCATCGCCACCGAGGCGGAGACCGCCGAGGAGACCTTCGAGGCCGTCGCCTCCGGGCTGGGCGTGGTGCTGCTCGCCGCGGGCAACGCCGCCATCTACGAACGCGACGACCTGGTGTTCCGCCCGGTCACCGGCCTCACCCCGGCGGAACTCGCCGTGGTCTGGCGAGCCGACGACGACCGCCGCGCCATCAAGGTCTTCGTCGAAGCCTTCTTCCAGTGCCTGTGCGCCGGGAAGCCCTGA
- a CDS encoding LLM class F420-dependent oxidoreductase has protein sequence MELGVHGLNMKATLGPADTRRLARLAEELGYTSWWAGEHVVLPSPRTADSPMEPTDGLLDPLVHLAYVAAVTERLQVGSAIVILPQRNPLVLAKQAASLDVLSGGRLLLGVGAGYLEPEMTAIGVPMARRGKRTDEYLDAMTALWTEPKPEFHGEFVDFADIDAHPRPVSPGGPRIVVGGASPAAFRRAVSRGHGWFGNGTADDLPQHLEGLRRAAEEVERPARLGKLEITYMQLEPVAVDPAQARRYADLGVDRLVIYPLPLEDPDDVAKFLEHHAGLIR, from the coding sequence ATGGAACTGGGTGTGCACGGGTTGAACATGAAAGCGACGCTGGGGCCGGCCGACACGCGGCGGCTGGCACGACTGGCCGAAGAGCTGGGTTACACCTCCTGGTGGGCCGGTGAACACGTGGTGCTGCCCAGCCCGCGGACCGCCGACTCGCCGATGGAGCCCACCGACGGCCTCCTCGATCCGCTGGTCCACCTGGCCTACGTCGCGGCGGTCACCGAGCGGCTCCAGGTCGGCAGCGCGATCGTCATCCTGCCGCAGCGCAATCCGCTGGTGCTGGCGAAACAGGCCGCCAGCCTGGACGTGCTCAGCGGCGGCAGGCTGCTGCTCGGCGTGGGCGCGGGCTACCTCGAACCGGAGATGACCGCGATCGGCGTGCCGATGGCCCGGCGCGGCAAGCGCACCGACGAGTACCTCGACGCCATGACCGCGTTGTGGACCGAGCCGAAGCCGGAGTTCCACGGCGAGTTCGTGGACTTCGCCGACATCGACGCCCATCCGCGGCCGGTGTCGCCGGGCGGGCCGCGGATCGTCGTCGGCGGGGCGAGTCCGGCGGCGTTCCGGCGGGCGGTGTCCCGTGGGCACGGCTGGTTCGGCAACGGCACCGCCGACGACCTCCCCCAGCATCTCGAAGGACTCCGCCGCGCCGCCGAAGAGGTGGAGCGGCCCGCCCGGCTGGGCAAGCTGGAGATCACCTACATGCAGCTGGAGCCGGTCGCCGTCGACCCAGCCCAGGCCCGCCGCTACGCCGACCTCGGTGTCGACCGGCTGGTGATCTACCCACTCCCCCTCGAAGACCCCGACGACGTGGCGAAGTTCCTCGAACACCACGCCGGCCTGATCCGCTGA
- a CDS encoding zinc-binding dehydrogenase gives MRALVHDPAAPRGLRLAEVPEPVPTASQALVGIKAVSINFGEVAYLAERREPGEVPGWDAAGVVLEPAADGSGPPAGARVTTFGWRDGWAEHRAVDTANLAVVPDGVDLGAAAALPVAGVTALQAVRALGAVLGRRVLVTGAAGGVGRFAVQLAARAGAEVVALVGSPARGAGLRELGAAEVVTELTGEPLTGVLDNVGGPLLAEAFAHLEAGGVALAVGKASGEATTIDWEAERLRGGHRRLEPFVISVPLGDDLAYLARLLGRGELDPQVDHRVPWERATDAVDALLSRRIRGKAVLDLH, from the coding sequence ATGCGTGCCCTGGTGCACGACCCCGCCGCGCCCCGCGGCCTCCGGCTGGCCGAAGTCCCCGAACCCGTGCCGACCGCCTCCCAGGCGTTGGTCGGCATCAAGGCCGTCTCGATCAACTTCGGTGAGGTCGCCTACCTCGCCGAGCGGCGCGAACCCGGCGAAGTGCCCGGCTGGGACGCGGCGGGCGTGGTCCTCGAACCCGCGGCGGACGGCTCGGGCCCACCGGCCGGTGCCCGGGTGACGACCTTCGGCTGGCGGGACGGCTGGGCCGAGCACCGCGCGGTCGACACCGCGAACCTCGCCGTGGTGCCCGACGGCGTGGACCTCGGTGCCGCGGCGGCGCTCCCGGTCGCCGGGGTGACCGCGCTGCAGGCGGTCCGCGCGCTCGGCGCGGTGCTCGGGCGGCGGGTGCTGGTCACCGGCGCGGCCGGGGGCGTCGGCCGGTTCGCCGTCCAGTTGGCGGCCCGAGCGGGCGCCGAGGTCGTCGCGCTCGTCGGCAGTCCCGCTCGGGGGGCGGGGCTGCGCGAGCTGGGCGCGGCGGAGGTGGTCACCGAACTGACCGGCGAGCCGCTGACCGGCGTGCTGGACAACGTCGGCGGTCCGCTCCTGGCCGAGGCGTTCGCCCACCTCGAGGCGGGCGGGGTCGCGCTGGCCGTCGGCAAGGCTTCCGGGGAGGCGACCACGATCGACTGGGAGGCCGAGCGCCTGCGCGGTGGTCACCGCCGGCTCGAACCGTTCGTCATCTCCGTGCCGCTGGGCGACGACCTCGCCTACCTGGCACGACTGCTCGGCCGCGGCGAGCTCGACCCGCAGGTCGATCACCGCGTTCCGTGGGAGCGGGCGACCGACGCGGTGGACGCCCTGCTGTCCCGGCGGATCCGCGGCAAGGCGGTCTTGGACCTGCACTGA
- a CDS encoding CPBP family glutamic-type intramembrane protease, producing MSVRTGGGPRVLAVVVAVLLLAAATFLANRVLPGWAYPVCGTIAALLLVVLARASGVASPEMGLGRRHLGRGAVVGLIGMGVVLLAFGVALAVPALRPLFDDGRVGSPDLTEVLWQTLIRIPLGTVLIEEVAFRGVLPALLGADQRWRWGPVLGAAGLFGLWHLLPSLALVRNAAVAETFGGFPLWLVSALAMLGAAGAGVFLHWWRHTGRSLLAPMAVHTATNSGGLAAAWLVLAHR from the coding sequence ATGAGTGTGCGCACCGGCGGTGGTCCCCGCGTGCTCGCCGTGGTGGTGGCCGTGCTCCTGCTCGCCGCCGCCACCTTCCTGGCCAACCGCGTGCTGCCGGGCTGGGCCTACCCGGTGTGCGGCACGATCGCCGCGCTGCTGCTCGTGGTGCTCGCCCGCGCGTCCGGCGTGGCGTCGCCGGAAATGGGCCTGGGCAGGCGGCACCTGGGCCGCGGCGCGGTGGTCGGCCTGATCGGGATGGGCGTGGTGCTGCTGGCCTTCGGCGTCGCACTGGCCGTGCCCGCGTTGCGCCCGCTGTTCGACGACGGCCGTGTCGGCTCGCCCGACCTCACCGAGGTCCTCTGGCAGACGCTGATCCGCATCCCGCTCGGCACCGTGCTGATCGAGGAGGTCGCCTTCCGCGGTGTGCTGCCCGCGCTGCTCGGCGCGGACCAGCGCTGGCGGTGGGGCCCGGTGCTCGGCGCCGCGGGCCTGTTCGGGCTCTGGCACCTGCTGCCCTCGCTCGCCCTGGTCCGCAACGCCGCGGTGGCCGAGACCTTCGGCGGCTTCCCGCTGTGGCTGGTCTCCGCGCTGGCGATGCTCGGCGCCGCCGGGGCCGGGGTGTTCCTGCACTGGTGGCGCCACACCGGGCGCAGCCTGCTGGCCCCGATGGCGGTGCACACCGCGACCAACTCCGGCGGGCTGGCCGCCGCCTGGCTGGTCCTCGCGCACCGCTGA
- a CDS encoding PepSY-associated TM helix domain-containing protein: MTTDEFVGTDPEAARARRRSARPLLLRLHFYAGVFIGPFLLVAALTGLLYIFTPQLEQVVYAHEMTVPAGSSAQPLESQLAAARQAVPDATVVRVRPGPEATDTTQVIFSRPDLEASHWLTAYVDPYSSEVRGVLETYGSSQATPVRTWIDQLHRGLHLGDFGRLYSELAASWLWVVVLGGLVLWWSKRRQHRVADRHAKGRRKLVSWHAATGSWVAIVLLFLSVTGLTWSQYAGESITDVRQALSWQTPTLSASMSEHAEHGGHAGHSEHSGSAPVTDAGPDRVLAAARAHGLDGRVELTLPKEGEVYLVKQIETGWPSKQDTVAIDPASAQVLETLRFDDYPLGAKLARWGIDAHMGMLFGLPNQLVLAVVCLALITMVVWGYRMWWHRRPTRDGFAMGKPFARGGWRSMPPAGLVALVVAGALAVWFLPVFGVTLIGFLVVDALLGLRKSRVR, encoded by the coding sequence GTGACCACTGACGAGTTCGTTGGAACCGACCCGGAAGCGGCGAGAGCGCGGCGTCGCTCAGCGCGTCCGCTGCTGCTGCGCCTGCACTTCTACGCCGGTGTCTTCATCGGCCCGTTCCTGCTGGTCGCCGCGCTGACCGGACTGCTCTACATCTTCACCCCGCAACTGGAGCAGGTCGTCTACGCCCACGAGATGACCGTGCCCGCCGGCTCCTCGGCCCAGCCACTGGAGAGCCAGCTCGCGGCCGCGCGGCAGGCGGTGCCCGACGCGACCGTGGTGCGGGTCCGGCCGGGACCCGAGGCGACCGACACCACGCAGGTCATCTTCAGCAGGCCCGATCTGGAGGCCAGCCACTGGCTGACCGCCTACGTCGACCCGTACAGCAGCGAGGTGCGCGGGGTGCTGGAGACCTACGGGTCCAGCCAGGCGACGCCGGTGCGCACCTGGATCGACCAGCTGCACCGCGGCCTGCACCTCGGCGACTTCGGCCGGTTGTACAGCGAACTCGCGGCGAGCTGGCTGTGGGTGGTGGTGCTCGGCGGGCTGGTGCTGTGGTGGTCGAAGCGGCGGCAGCACCGCGTGGCCGACCGGCACGCGAAGGGCAGGCGCAAGCTCGTGTCCTGGCACGCCGCGACCGGCTCGTGGGTCGCCATCGTGCTGCTGTTCCTGTCGGTGACCGGGCTGACCTGGTCGCAGTACGCCGGGGAGAGCATCACCGACGTGCGCCAGGCACTGTCGTGGCAGACGCCGACGCTGTCCGCCAGCATGTCCGAGCACGCCGAACACGGTGGCCACGCCGGGCACAGCGAGCACAGCGGCTCGGCCCCGGTGACCGACGCCGGACCGGACCGGGTGCTGGCCGCGGCCCGCGCGCACGGCCTCGACGGGCGGGTCGAGCTCACCCTGCCCAAGGAGGGCGAGGTGTACCTGGTCAAGCAGATCGAGACCGGCTGGCCGTCGAAGCAGGACACGGTGGCGATCGACCCGGCGAGCGCCCAGGTGCTGGAGACGCTGCGGTTCGACGACTACCCGCTCGGCGCCAAGCTCGCGCGCTGGGGCATCGACGCGCACATGGGTATGCTGTTCGGCCTGCCGAACCAGCTCGTGCTGGCGGTGGTCTGCCTCGCGCTGATCACCATGGTCGTCTGGGGTTACCGCATGTGGTGGCACCGCAGGCCGACCCGCGACGGGTTCGCCATGGGCAAGCCCTTCGCCCGCGGCGGCTGGCGGTCGATGCCCCCGGCGGGGCTGGTCGCGCTCGTGGTGGCCGGGGCGCTGGCGGTCTGGTTCCTGCCGGTGTTCGGCGTGACGCTGATCGGGTTCCTGGTGGTGGACGCCCTGCTGGGGCTGCGCAAGTCCCGGGTGCGCTGA
- a CDS encoding DUF1883 domain-containing protein: MHDKVFDLGMVQRETVITVRLNAMANVRLLTEVNYTAYQRKQYYKMHGGVATTPLFKISVPATAHWYLVLDVEGLEPRPLHPQVSIARSRTRS, translated from the coding sequence GTGCACGACAAAGTTTTCGACCTGGGCATGGTGCAGCGCGAAACGGTGATCACCGTGCGCCTCAACGCCATGGCCAACGTCCGCCTGCTGACCGAGGTCAACTACACCGCCTACCAGCGCAAGCAGTACTACAAGATGCACGGCGGCGTGGCGACCACCCCGCTGTTCAAGATCTCCGTGCCCGCCACCGCGCACTGGTACCTGGTGCTGGACGTGGAGGGCCTGGAACCACGTCCGCTGCACCCCCAGGTGAGCATCGCCCGGTCACGAACCCGGAGTTGA